CAGATGATGAGTCCGTGTTTGAAAACACGGTAGAATTTCTCATTAAATGCCGGGTGGAGCTAGCGTATATCAATGTTGCCACCCCCCTGCCCGGCACCGTTCTCTTCGATCGATTGAAAGCGGAAGGGAGGATCTTTGACTGGGACTGGTCCCATTACGATGGGAAACATGTGGTGTTTCATCCAAAGAGGATGACACCCGAGGTGCTTCAAGAGGGATTTTTCTGGGCCAACCGACAATTTTTCTCACTACCCTCCATCGCAAAGCGGATTTCATCCACCAGTCAGCGGATTATTCCCCGGTGGGTTATGAATTGGAGGTTTAGGAACTTGGTCCGTCGAACCACCCCTGCGGCAAACCTTTCCCCTTTGAGTCAAACCATCCGGAAGCTCCGTGTCCAACTTCCTTCAGTGGATACTGGAAATTTTATCCCCAATGCTTTGGGGGCGGTGAAAAATTCCGTTCAGGAAACCTCAAATCAAATCGACCGTTTTTTGAATATTAAAGTCAAAAAGGATGAGGGTTTAACCACATTAATGGTAGAGCTGGAAGGCACACTGGACCGCTTTAACGTCAAGGAAGTCAGAAATCGAGTCGTGGAAGCGGCAAAAAAAGCACATATGGATATTGTTATTAACTTTGAGCACTTAAAATATGCAACCCCTGAAGCACTCCAGAGCCTCCTGGATTGGACCCATATACAGCGTCTGGCACCCGCTGTTCGAATTAAATTTTTAAATCTCAAAGCGTCCTTTCAACAGGCGTTGACACAACCCCTGCCTATTGGAATTGAGATTGCCAAGAAAGAGCTAGGATAATGCATACATTTCATTACAAAGGAAAAGAACTCTATTGTGAGGCTCTCCCCATCCGGTCCATTGCTGAAAAGGTCGGAACACCCTTTTACCTCTACAGTACAGAAACACTTCAGAAACATTTCCAGGTGTTAGACAGTGCCTTTCAGGGAGTTTCTCATCTAATTGCCTTCGCGGTAAAGGCCAATTCCAATTTGGCTGTCCTACGACTTTTCGGGCGGCAAGGGGGAGGGGCTGATATCGTTTCCTCAGGGGAACTGTTCAGGGCCAGGAAAGCAGGAATCCCCTCTTCTCGGATCGTCTTTGCGGGGGTCGGCAAAACACGTCAGGAAATCGAGGATGCGATAAAAGCGGGAGTTCTTATGTTCAATGTGGAATCCCCTCAGGAATTGGTTCAGATCCATGAGGTGGCAAAGGCAGAAGGCAAAAAGGCCCCGGTGGCCCTCCGGGTCAATCCCAACATTAATCCCAAAACCCACCCTTATATCTCCACAGGGTTAAAGAAAAACAAATTTGGTATTGCCATTGATCAGGCTGTGGAAGAGTATCGGTTGGCAAAGCGCCTGGACCATTTGGACATCGTGGGGGTGCATTGTCATATCGGGTCCCAATTGACCGAAGTTCAACCCTTTGTCGACGCCCTTAAAAAAGTTCTTAAACTGGTTACCCAACTTAAAAAAGAAGGAATTCCTATACAGTATTTGGATATGGGTGGGGGTTTAGGCATTACCTACCAAGGGGAAACCCCGCCTAAACCCAAGGAGTTGGCCAAGGCGATTCTTCCCTTGTTGAAAGGGGAACCCTACACCCTGATTCTTGAACCAGGAAGGGTTCTAGTCGGAAACGCCGGCATACTGGTTACCAAAGTCCTTTACTTAAAAGAAAGTCCAAACAAGCGATTCGCAATAGTGGATGCCGCCATGAACGACCTGCTCCGTCCGACCCTGTATGAGGCCTACCATGAAATTCTTCCGGTGGTCAAAACCCGAATGAAACCCATAACCGTTGATGTGGTCGGTCCCATCTGTGAAACTGGGGATTTCCTGGCAAAAAACCGGAAAATCAATGCTTACCGGCCAGGAGATTTACTGGCGGTCATGTCTGCCGGGGCCTATGGGTTTACGATGTCTTCCAACTACAATGCCAGACCCCGGGTGGCCGAGGTCCTGGTCAATGGGGAACAGTTTCATGTCATTCGGCAACGGGAAACCGTTGAGGATCTAATCAGGGGAGAGGTCATTCCCGACTTCTTAAAATAACCATTTTTTCTTTTGGAAAAAGTGCATCAGTATGACGCCAACGGAACAAAAGATTCCTTTCACTAAAATGAGTGGGAGCGGGAACGATTTTATCATCATCGATAACCGCAAAAAAATCGCCCCGGAAAAAAACATCCAAGAATTTGTCACAAAAATTTGCCAGCGTCGGGTTTCAGTAGGAGCAGACGGGGTCATTTTCATTGAGCCTTCCGAACAGGCACACTTTCGATGGCGGTATTACAATTCTGATGGAGGAGAGGTGGAAATGTGCGGTAACGGAAGCCGGTGTATTGCCCGATTTGCCCACCTGCATGGAATTGCCCCTGCGAAGATGTCCTTTGAAACATTGGCGGGAATCATTCAGGCAGAAGTCAAAGGTCGTGAGGTAAAGGTCCAACTCACGGAACCCAAAGATCTCTCTCTTCACCTCATGATTCCCCTTCAATCTGGGGAAAGGGAGGCCTATTTTTTAAACACGGGAGTCCCCCACGCGGTTTATTTTGTGAAGGATCCCAATACGGTGGATGTGGAGGGACTAGGTCGGGAAACACGCTTTCATCCGCTGTTTCAACCCTCGGGAACCAACGCCAATTTTGTGAGCCTGGAAGACCCTCACCATATGGTAATTCGAACCTATGAACGGGGGGTGGAGGGAGAAACCCTGGCCTGCGGAACCGGGGCGGTAGCCTCCGCCTTGATCTCCGGAGCACTGGGGAAGACCACATCCCCAGTGGAACTCACTACCCGGGGAAGAGAAATTTTAAAGGTGTATTTTCAATGGAATGGAAAACGGTTTTCCAACGTTTTTCTTGAAGGAAACACACACCTGATTTATTCAGGAGAAATCGGGGAAGAGGCCTGGAGATGACAAAGAACAAGGCAACCCTTCAAGGGTCAATGGTCGCCATCATTACGCCATTTAAAAATAACCGTTTGGATGAGGAAGCTTTTAGTCAACTGATAGAAAACCAGATCCGAAACGGAACCGACGCCATTGTTCCCTGTGGCACGACGGGAGAATCGGCAACACTTAGCCATGAGGAACACAAACGGGTAGTGGAGTTATGCGTCGAAGTGGTCGCCAACCGTGCATCCGTTATCGCAGGGTCTGGATCCAACTCCACGGAAGAAGCCATCCTGCTGACCCAGCATGCACAAAAAGCCAAAGCCTCTGCCGCCCTTTTGATTTCACCCTACTATAACAAGCCCACTCAAGAAGGGCTCTACCGCCATTTCAAAGAGATTGCGGACCGCGTGGACATCCCCCTTGTCATTTATAACATTCCTGGAAGGACCAGCATCAATGTTCTTCCCAAAACCCTGGCACGGTTGTGTACCCATCCCAATATTGTTGCAGTCAAAGAATCCAGCGGTTCACTCCAGCAGATTTCAGAGATCATTCATTTCTGTGGAGACCATTTAGATATTCTTTCAGGTGATGACATTCTGACGCTCCCCATTATGGCCATTGGAGGAAAAGGGGTCATTTCCGTTGTTGCCAATCTGGTACCAGGGGAAGTCTCGGCCCTGGTTCATGCCATGGCCGATGGAAAGGTGGAGAAAGCCCGGGCCATTCATCAAAAACTTTTTCCTCTGACCGAAGCCCTATTTCTGGAAACCAATCCGATTCCGGTTAAAACAGCTCTTTCTTTCATGGACCGCTGCACGGATGAAATGCGTCTTCCCCTCTGCCCCATGTCTTCGGAAAACCAAAACCGTTTAAAAAGCGTAATGAAAAATTATGGCCTTCTCTAATCCTCTTCAAAGAAGTTCTCTTTTCTACCTGTATGGTGTTTCGCATCGGGGGGGATTTCATTGGCCAAGGTGACGATCTACGGTGCTGCAGGAAAAATGGGCCAGCGGCTCATGAGACTGGCTTGTGAGACCAAAGGAATTCAGCTTGTAGGGGCCGTGGAGCATTCAGGCCATCCCCTTTTGGGACAAGATGTCGGCCAGCTGATCGGAGCAAAACAAACGGGCATCACACTAACCGCCAATTTGACCGAGGCATTAAATAAAGCCGAGGTCTTAATTGATTTCTCGACAACTGAAGCCACATTGAATTCCCTTCAAACGGCTTCTTTTTTGAAAAAACCCATGGTCATCGGAACAACTGGATTTACAGAAAAAGAGGTCAACCGCATCAAAAATTTTTCCAAAACCATTCCCTGTGTCATGGCCCCCAACATGAGCGTTGGCGTCAATGTTTTGTTTAAATTATTGGAAGAGGTGGTCCCCATTCTAGGAGAGGACTACGACATTGAAATAATCGAGGCCCATCACCGCCACAAAAAAGATGCCCCCAGTGGGACCGCAATGAAAATGGCCCAAATCGTCGCCAAGGCACTCCGCCGGGATTTAAATGAAGTGGCCCGGTACAGCCGACATGGTTTGATCGGTGAACGCAAAGAGAAAGAAATCGGCATTCAAACCATCCGCGCAGGGGAAATTGTGGGAGAACATACCGTTTTGTTTGCAGGCCCGGGTGAAACCCTTGAAATCAAACACCAGGCCTTCAATCGAGACAATTTTGCTCGCGGCGCTCTGGAAGCGGCCAGATGGATTGTGGGAAAACCTCCTGGTCATTTTGACATGCTGGATGTCTTAGGCTTTAGGGATCAATGAAAATCGTTCGGTTTGAGTCCCAACAGAAAATCTACACAGGAGAATTGAAAGAGGGAAAAATTCATACCCTAACGGGAGAATGGTCTTCTTTGAAACCGGAGGGGAAAATTTTTGATCTTCAAAAGGTCCGTCTTCTCGTTCCGTGCCGGCCCACGAAAATCATTGCTGTAGGGAAAAACTACCCCGAGCATATCAAAGAAGTTTCTGGGGAAATTCCCAAAGAACCGATCCTGTTTATGAAACCTCCAACGGCGGCCCTTCCCACCGAAGGGGCAATTATTTTTCCTGAAATGTCCCACCGGGTGGACTATGAGGCGGAACTGGGGGTGGTGATGAAAGCTAAAGCAAAAGGAATCCCAGCCCAAGAAACAGAAAATTATATTTTAGGTTACACCTGTGTGAATGATGTCACCGCCCGAGACCTTCAGAAAAAAGATGGCCAATGGACCCGGGCCAAATCATTTGATACCTTTGCCCCCATTGGACCCTGGATCGTCACCGGTCTCGACCCTTTTGACCTTAAAATTGAATCAGCCCTTAACGGGGAACTGAAACAAACCGGCCGAACCTCCCAAATGCTTTTTAATATCCGGGAATTGATCAGTTTTATTTCCCAAGTTATGACACTTGAACCCGGAGACGTGGTGGCCACCGGAACCCCATCTGGCATCGGACCTATGAAGCGCGGGGATACCATTGAGGTCACCATTGAGGGAATCGGAACCCTTCGGAATCGAGTGGTATAAGGGAAAAAATTGTCTATAATGAAAGGAGATTAAAAATTGACCTTATTACCCATTGAAATGGCAAAACGCGTAAAGGACCTTCCCCCATACCTTTTTGCCGCTATTGACCAAATGAAGCAGGAAGCCATACAACGGGGGGTGGATATCATCAATCTCGGCGTAGGGGATCCCGATCTTCCCACCCCACCTGAAATTGTCCGGAGTCTGCAAAGGGCTGCCGAAAATCCGCAACATCATCAATATCCTTCCTACGATGGCATGAAGAGTTTTCGGCAAGCAGTAGCCTCTTGGTATGAAAAAAGGTTTGGGGTTTCATTGGATCCAAACCGGGAGGTTTTAACCCTCATTGGTTCAAAAGAGGGAATCGGTCATCTCCCCCTGGCTCTCATCAACCCCGGGGATGTTTCTTTAATTCCCTCTCCGGGTTATCCGGTATATCAAGCGGGAACCCTTTTTGCGGGTGGACACACCGGGATCATGCCCCTTTTGAAAGAAAATGGTTTTTTACCCCAACTCTCCACCATTCCCGCAACCATCATTAAAAGGTCCAGGCTCTTGTTTATCAATTATCCCAATAACCCCACGGCTGCCACCGCAGACCTTTCTTTTTTTGAAGAAGTGGTGGGTTTTGCCAAGAGAAACAATATTATTGTTTGCCATGATGCGGCCTATTCGGAAATCTTCTACGATGGGGTTCAACCCCTCAGCTTTCTTCAAGCGCGGGGAGCAAAAGATGTGGGAATTGAATTTCATTCCCTATCCAAAACCTACAATATGACCGGATGGCGGATTGGGTTCGCAGTGGGCCACCCCGATGTGATTGCGGCCCTTGGAAAAATTAAAAGCAACATTGATTCAGGGGTTTTTCAAGCCATTCAGGAAGCAGGAATCAGCGCTTTGAATATGGGAAACAGCCCTTTGGAAACCATTCGATCAACCTACCAAGCCCGACGGGATGCTTTCATTCCTCCTCTCAGGGAGATGGGGTTTAATGTAGAACCTCCGAAAGCCGCATTCTATGTTTGGGCGGAAACCCCAAAAGGCTACACTTCAACCGGGTTAACAAAAATTCTTCTTGAAAAAGCGGGAATCATCACCACCCCAGGGGTTGGGTTTGGAGAAGCTGGAGAAGGGTACATCCGGATGACCTTGACGGTACCCAAAGAACGGCTTTTAGAAGCAGCCCAACGGATCAAAAAAATTGGGCTTTAGAGAAAACCTTATGGGAGAAATTTGCTATATCGGTTTAGGCTCCAATCTGGGGAACCGTGCCCTTTTTTTAAAAAGAGCCCAGGACCAATTGGAGGCTCTTTCCAAAACCGCGTTGACCCGGGTCTCTCCCGTCTATGAAACCCAGCCCGAAGGGCCTGTTTCCCAACCCTGGTTTCTCAATGAAGTGGTTGCCCTCCGGACCCTTTTGGAGCCCGAAGAACTTTTATTTCATTGTCTGCGGATTGAAAACCAGGAAGGAAGGGTTCGTCATCAAACCTGGGGTCCTCGAACACTGGATTTGGATATCCTAATGTTTGGAAACCGCATTGTTGAACAGGAACGCCTTCAAATTCCACATCCCCGGTTGGCAGAACGCCGTTTTGTCTTAACCCCATTGGCTGAAATTGCCCCTTCAACCGTTCATCCGATTTTAAAAAAAACCATTAAAACCCTTCTGAATGATCTAAAGGGTACACCCCAGATGCTGCCTTATTCGGTTTCTCCGTTCTGCCCCTCGGGTGTTCCAGGAGAGATACCATGATAGACCCTTCTTACCTTGTCATCGAAGGGCCCATCGGGGTGGGGAAAACCAGTTTGGTTTCCCTCTTAAGCAAGGAGATGAACGGGCGGGAAATTCTAGAACATGTTGAGGATAATCCTTTTTTATATTCCTTCTATAAAGATCCTGAACGGTTTGCATTTCAAACACAACTTTTTTTTCTTCTTTCCCGCTATCGTCAATTAGAAGAGTTGAAACAACCCGACCTTTTTCACCGGGTCACGGTAACTGATTATTTTCTCCCGAAAGACCGGCTTTTTGCATCCCTCAACCTAACCCCAAGTGAGCTGGGGCTTTATGATCAAATTTACGCCCTCCTGAATCTGCGCCTTCCGAAACCGGATCTGGTGATTTATCTTCAAGCACAAACCGAAATACTGATGGAACGGATCCTGCTCCGGGGAAAAGAATATGAAAAAGAAATTTCTTGGGACTATATCCATTCCGTCAACCAGGCCTACAATGATTTTTTCTTTCACTACAACGAAACTCCGTTGCTTGTGATTCAAACCACTGAGATGGATTTTGTCCATAACCGAATGGATCTAGAAGACCTTTACAAACAAATTCAAAACATGGGACAGGGAACCCAATATTATATTCCCCGGAAAGGATGAATCACTTCAAATGGAAGGGCATTCTGGCAGGACAATCAGGAGGTTTTTAAATCAATTGGTTTATCTTAACTCAAATTTTTTTCTTTTCCCCATAAATAGCCTTGAACCAAAAATCCCCCGATACGCTTGGCAACCTTTAATTCTTTTTCATTTTCGATCCCCTCTGCAATGATTCCCTCTTTGGAATAGTTGCGTAAAGCGAGCACCAGGTCTTTTAAAAAATTACCAAACTGCTCTGAAGAAGCGGCTTGAACAATGGTAGAACGATCCATTTTGATATAGTCGGGAATGAGCCTGGCAACAAAAGGCAATGAAATAAAACCAGCACCAAAATCATCAATTGCAAACTTAAATCCCAAGGCGCGCCACCGCCTGGCGGTTTCTAAAAAACGCTCCACTTCATACAGCGCTTCCCCTTCTGAGATTTCCAGGATGACATCTATTCCATCGGGTTTTTGTACCGATTCGAGTTGGTTGAGCATATTAAAATCTACATTGATAAACACTTTCTGTATCCCCAAGGCTTTCGCCCGTTCCAGCTGCAAATGAAAACAAAGGCATTTCAATTGATTGAGTTGTCCCACCGCCTGATACCGCTTAAATAATTCCAGAATACTTAACTTCCCGCTGGGATCCCGGCTGAGGGCCTCATATCCGAGAATTTGATCCGAGCGGGTATCCATGACCGGTTGGAAAATAATATCAACACTTTTCTCATTTACAGGATAAACATCCTCGCCGATGTGCACCTTGCCCCCTCCCTTTTTCGCAATATATAAGGCCCGATCCGCTAATAAAATCAATTTATCAATACTATCGCCATGCTCTGGATAAAGAGCCACTCCGATGCTGATATCCAAAGGGTGTTGAATTTTTTCGCTCAAACGAAGAACGCCTTCCCGAATCCGATCCGCGGCAAAGCATACCCCCTCCCGTGTGGTTTCCGAGAGCACAACCAACATTTCATCCCCGCCCCACCGAAAAACCAAATCCGATCCCCGGGTGGCATCCTGAAGACCGAGGGCCACCTCCCTTAAGGCATCATCACCGACCTGGTGACCTTGGTTGTCGTTTAAATCTTTAAAATGATCAAGATCACAAAGAAGAAGGGCAACCACAGTTCGATACCGGTCCGCACGGGCCTTTTGCTCCTTCATCCGATCCTCAAAATACCTCCGGTTAAACAACCCGGTAAGCGGATCCCGCATGGCTTGCATTTCAAGCAAATTTCTCATTTTTCCGAAAGTCGCCCGGGAGTGAAAAACATAAACACAAAAGAGGCAAACCAATACAAACAACCCGATCAAAGCCCGGTGTGCCATAGATCCGAAAAAGTTTTCTGAGTTTTGATCCTGCCCTTGAATAAAATAAAACGCAAAAACCGTTACCGCTCCAAACACCAATAGGAGGCCGAGGGTCAGGCTCAGGAGTTGCCACTCCCGGTTTTCGATTTTTTCTAAACTTTGTTCAACTGGGGTATTCATCAGTGATTCAGGACTTTTATCTAGGGGAACCCTTCTTCGAAGTATATCAGCAAACGGGGGATGGTCAAGGGATAGGCCGCGGGTTTTTTGGAACCATCTCTAAGGGTAAATGAAATCTCTCAGTTAGGATTTCCAGATGTGGTAGAAAGGGTCAGGAACCTCAGGGGAATCCAAAAAGGAAGGATGTAAAATATGGGCCAAGATTTCGGCACTTTCGGCAATTCGTGGTCCGGGCCGGTTAAAATAAGCATTTCCGTCGACTAAAAAACACCGCCCTTCTCGAGTAGCCCGGAATTCCCCCAACCGATCTGATAAAGTGCTTTGGCTGAGCTCTTGTTGGGTTCGGGAAAGATCATACCCACAGGGGAGAATCACAATGATATCAGGATCCGCTTTCCGCACATCCTCCCAAGTCGGTTTTGAAAAAAGCTCGTTGGATTGAATCAAAACAGGTTCTCCCCCTCCCCATCTTACCAATTCCGGCATCCAACCTCCCGCAATCATCAAGGGGTCCAACCATTCTACGCAAGCCACCGTCGGCCGACTCCCAACGGGCCTTAGGCGATGAGAAATGAAGTCCACCCGGTTTTGAATCTGGCTGACCAGGTTTTCCCCTCTATCATGTACACCTGCCATTTCAGCCACCCGTTTTATATCATTCAGAATGTCATGGAAAAAATTGGGCTGCAACGTGCAAAGGCGGGTGGTCGGAAGAGTCAAAGAACAAAGAGCGGTTTCAACCTCTTTTAGGGAAACCGCACATATTTCACACTGATCCTGGGTGATTACCAAATCCGGTTTAATTTTTTCAAGAATAGACGTCCGAATAGTATAAACGCTCATTCCATTTTGAAGAATTTTCCGAACCGATTGGTCAATGACCTCGCTTTTCGCTTTGGTGTCAATTTGGGGTTTGGTTAAAATAGGAAGGTTTTCTACACCAGGGGGAAAATCACATTCATGGGAAACCCCCACCAACTGTTCCCGAAGGCCCAAGGCGCAGACGATTTCTGTGGCACTGGCAATCAAAGAAGCGATTCGCATTTAAAAATAATCCCAGAAGCTTTTCCTCTGTGGCCGCAGGGGGGGAGGGGGATTTTAAACCCAACTTTTCCCAGCCTTCATGAACCCTTGCCCTCAAGAAAGGGCGTCATGGAATTAATGGATATCCTGAATCGGCCTAAAAATACCAAAGCAGCTGGTATACCCATGTAGGTAGGTGGATGGACCCACAGCCCCGATTTCACCATTGCAAAAGAACCCCCCCAATGGGATCGATCCCATTTTCTGCCTGAAAAGGTCACTATCATGGTTGGGATATCCGTAAAGATGTTGGCCCCGTCCTAAGCAAGAAAAAAGCAACGCCCCTTGGGAAACCCTAGGGTTATGCTCCATTAAATGGCGGGTTAACATTAAATCCAAATCTTCGGAAGAGGTTTTGGAATCACGCAAATGAAATTGCACGGTCTGCCCTTCATGTAAATCCGCCCCAACAGCCAAAACCCCATTCAGAGGTTCGAACCGAATATTCCGAATTAAAAAATCCCCTTGTTTCAGATCTTCTTTGAGAGGGTCCATAACAATCCCCAGAAAAAGGGAATGTTGGGCCAATTCCCGATCTTGGTCATCGAGAGAGTCTAACAATTCCTTCAGAATGTTGATGGGTTTTTCCCGATCCAGGCCTAAAAGCAGGTTTTGGTCACACTGGGTAATATGCATGGGATACCCAATAGGGCGGCAACCCTGGGCCACAACGGTATCCACCATTATATTTCCCACCAAAGATAGGCCCACCAAACCGTTTCGATAAATGGCCTCATTTAAGAAAAGAGCATTTACACCCGGACGGACCGCACCGCTGGCCAAACCACCCACTTTTGAGGATTGTGGAAAAGCAAAATCCAGACCCAAAAGAAGACCCTCGGGATTAAATGAAAACGGATCTGCAAGTATGACAAAATGGGGAATTTGACCCGAAGGAATTCCAACCCAATCCCTCCACGTCTGAGGACTAGCATCTAATGTGGGGAGTTGACCCATTCCCGCATAAAAGGGTTTTAAGGAAACATTGGGTAAGCGAGCCGCCGTCAGGCTGAGGGCCGCTTTTTGTTCAATCTCTCTCCCTCCTCCGATTATTCCTGCGGCAGAACACCCGATTAGGGTCCCGCATTGAAGCCCTTTCATCACCTGGGCTGGAATCTCTTCATAAGTTTTTTGGTAGTGTGGCGATAGAAAAACAAAAACAAGGTCAACCGGATCCGGACCCAACACTTCTTGAATTTCAGAAATGCAGTGCTTAAGGGCAAGGTCAGGAGATAACCCTTCGGCAATGCTTGTGGCCCATTTCATCATTAAACGTTCACCTCAACTCACTGGAGGTTTCCATCATACCACATTCGGGGGTTATGGGTTCAAGCCAATTTCCTTCAAAAAAACTGAACGATCCGATTTATTTTTTTAAGAAATGGACAAGCAAAAATATGTTAGATTAATAAAAAATGTCCCTTTGACACCAAGGGCAAGAGGGATTTGGTAGTGGTAGATAAGAAAAATTTATGGTAGGATGAAACGAGTTAACCATTTCTATTCACAGGTTGTTTAAG
The window above is part of the Nitrospiria bacterium genome. Proteins encoded here:
- a CDS encoding FIST N-terminal domain-containing protein, coding for MMKWATSIAEGLSPDLALKHCISEIQEVLGPDPVDLVFVFLSPHYQKTYEEIPAQVMKGLQCGTLIGCSAAGIIGGGREIEQKAALSLTAARLPNVSLKPFYAGMGQLPTLDASPQTWRDWVGIPSGQIPHFVILADPFSFNPEGLLLGLDFAFPQSSKVGGLASGAVRPGVNALFLNEAIYRNGLVGLSLVGNIMVDTVVAQGCRPIGYPMHITQCDQNLLLGLDREKPINILKELLDSLDDQDRELAQHSLFLGIVMDPLKEDLKQGDFLIRNIRFEPLNGVLAVGADLHEGQTVQFHLRDSKTSSEDLDLMLTRHLMEHNPRVSQGALLFSCLGRGQHLYGYPNHDSDLFRQKMGSIPLGGFFCNGEIGAVGPSTYLHGYTSCFGIFRPIQDIH